One Candidatus Cloacimonadota bacterium genomic region harbors:
- a CDS encoding recombinase family protein — DLDESTADIDKRLEELQTELIQKANSKEAYDNIVNEIYRLRDLRQETLSRNALRQDKRDRIAEMTDFLNMQTGDITEFDDKLVRKLVEKAIVYDDRIVVEFKSGLEIEVNL, encoded by the coding sequence CGGATTTGGATGAAAGTACAGCAGACATTGATAAAAGGCTGGAAGAACTCCAAACCGAGTTGATCCAAAAGGCAAATTCAAAGGAAGCATACGATAATATTGTCAACGAGATTTACCGTTTGCGGGACTTAAGGCAAGAAACACTTTCGAGAAACGCTCTCCGTCAAGATAAAAGGGATCGGATTGCTGAGATGACGGACTTTCTTAATATGCAAACCGGTGATATTACGGAGTTTGATGATAAACTGGTCAGAAAACTAGTTGAAAAAGCCATTGTATATGATGACAGGATAGTGGTTGAGTTTAAGTCTGGGTTGGAAATAGAAGTGAATCTATAA